A region of Papilio machaon chromosome 14, ilPapMach1.1, whole genome shotgun sequence DNA encodes the following proteins:
- the LOC106711045 gene encoding synaptobrevin homolog YKT6 — MVRVYALGVLYKGVNSATVLKAAYDLQSFSFFQRSSVQEFMVFVSKTIVERTQQATRQSVKEGEYMLQVYVRADNLAGILISDHEYPNRVAHTLITKILDEFTAKVPTNLWATGNETTIDFPVLPQYLAKYQNPREADALTKIQNDLDETKIILHDTIKAVLERGEKLDDLVAKSDSLTMHSKAFYKTARKTNSCCSF; from the coding sequence ATGGTCAGAGTGTATGCACTAGGAGTTCTCTATAAAGGAGTTAACAGCGCAACTGTGCTGAAGGCAGCATATGATTTGCAGAGCTTTAGTTTCTTTCAACGTTCATCTGTACAAGAATTTATGGTGTTTGTGAGTAAAACTATAGTGGAGAGAACACAACAAGCCACAAGACAATCAGTCAAAGAAGGTGAATACATGTTACAAGTTTATGTACGAGCAGATAACCTGGCTGGGATATTAATATCGGACCACGAGTACCCCAATAGGGTAGCTCACactttaataactaaaattctAGATGAATTTACTGCCAAAGTGCCAACAAATTTATGGGCTACTGGTAATGAAACTACTATAGACTTTCCTGTTCTACCTCAGTATTTGGCCAAATACCAGAATCCAAGAGAAGCTGATGCTCTAACAAAGATACAAAATGACCTTGACGAAACAAAGATCATATTGCATGATACAATTAAGGCTGTCCTTGAAAGAGGAGAGAAACTGGATGATTTAGTTGCTAAGTCTGATAGTTTGACAATGCATAGTAAGGCATTTTATAAGACCGCTCGTAAAACTAACAGTTGCTGTAGTTTCTGA